One window of the Cryptomeria japonica chromosome 7, Sugi_1.0, whole genome shotgun sequence genome contains the following:
- the LOC131049129 gene encoding uncharacterized protein LOC131049129 has product MAAGWRRRPGRVRAAEVVGHGGVVLQAAGGERGRAAGDDRRAGRSYAGSRGAGGGRTGKGHWGGGREQSGGCWGSRRWQRGIAMGGREGATGAEVGRRSEAEDRAVGGRRKPKAREPRATGG; this is encoded by the coding sequence ATGGCGGCCGGGTGGCGGAGGAGGCCGGGTCGGGTGAGGGCTGCTGAGGTGGTGGGTCATGGTGGGGTGGTGCTGCAGGCGGCGGGCGGCGAGCGAGGCAGAGCTGCGGGCGACGACCGACGAGCGGGGCGGAGCTACGCGGGGAGTCGGGGCGCAGGCGGAGGCCGGACCGGCAAGGGCCACTGGGGCGGCGGGCGAGAGCAGAGCGGGGGCTGCTGGGGCAGCCGACGGTGGCAGCGAGGCATTGCGATGGGTGGCAGGGAAGGCGCTACAGGGGCCGAGGTCGGTAGGAGGTCGGAGGCCGAAGACCGGGCTGTTGGGGGCCGGAGGAAGCCGAAGGCCAGGGAGCCGAGGGCCACCGGGGGCTAG